The following is a genomic window from Terriglobia bacterium.
TGCCGGGCGCTGTCGGCGAGCGCGCGCGAGATTGCGCGTGTCGGCGCGCCGCCGTAGACGCGATCCAACTCTTCGCGCCAGCGAGCCAGCAGCGAGGCCGCATCGCTCGCCGATTCATCATCGGCGATGTCGTCGATGAAACGGCAGAAGGCATACACGGCGTGGAGTGCGCGGCGACGCTCGGCGGGCAACAGCATGAAGGCGTAGTAGAAATTCGACGACGAGCGGCGGGTGATATCCGCA
Proteins encoded in this region:
- a CDS encoding squalene/phytoene synthase family protein, which gives rise to MSELRIPVLAAVPLHYDYDSRTLYAGNGNGNGHGRLEADYARCADITRRSSSNFYYAFMLLPAERRRALHAVYAFCRFIDDIADDESASDAASLLARWREELDRVYGGAPTRAISRALADSAR